One region of Lathamus discolor isolate bLatDis1 chromosome 2, bLatDis1.hap1, whole genome shotgun sequence genomic DNA includes:
- the LOC136009038 gene encoding nascent polypeptide-associated complex subunit alpha, muscle-specific form-like codes for MVYGSTKTIGGRRKRPRWTAPEGAGRQGIGRQGSGERLPPPRTSRQRRRSAPLPPPDRTERPGANSGGKHSPPPRRSLGGRRPPGRRWASDKRPRHTACSPAGQKSSCAAAPFHFPSSARLPGRSAWLSPARPGRGKVTGGEAGARPRAPLRPWRRDPPQLKPQILSPSSGAAAAAAGSDSYRRRERAGPGAATHSDTHPRPAAGRSIGSPVTLLLHPGINKVFKMAGSRTARRKREGGGQSAPRARPERGGAGEHPPLPSGSSGARPAPSLSAAALRKGNMNLPFVRGAASAACSSPPGHAAGSGRGTPAPGSAWGPGYLQLPPPAAAGRVCRGHWPQRPARRQPPPPKADA; via the exons ATGGTGTATGGTTCTACAAAAACAA TCGGAGGCCGGAGAAAGCGACCACGATGGACAGCGCCGGAAGGAGCCGGCCGCCAAGGAATAGGGCGGCAGGGCAGCGGCGAGcgcctcccccctccccgcaCCAGCAGGCAGCGACGCCGCTCCGCCCCGCTCCCTCCGCCGGACCGGACAGAGCGCCCGGGAGCCAACTCCGGCGGAAAACACAGCCCGCCGCCCAGACGAAGCCTGGGAGGCAGACGGCCCCCTGGGCGGCGCTGGGCCAGTGACAAGCGCCCCCGGCACACCGCCTGCTCCCCGGCGGGACAGAAGTCCAGCTGCGCAGCGGCCCCATTTCATTTCCCCTCGTCAGCCCGCCTCCCTGGCCGCTCCGCCTGGCTCAGCCCCGCACGGCCCGGCCGCGGCAAGGTGACAGGGGGAGAGGCGGGAGCGCGCCCTCGGGCGCCGTTACGGCCATGGCGGCGGGACCCACCTCAGCTCAAGCCCCAGATCCTATCTCCTTCGTCAGGCGCGGCTGCGGCAGCGGCTGGAAGCGACAGTTACCGGAGGAGGGAGAGGGCGGGACCGGGCGCCGCGACGCACAGCGACACACacccgcgccccgccgccggtCGGTCTATCGGTAGCCCGGTCACTCTCCTTCTCCACCCCGGAATCAACAAGGTTTTCAAAATGGCGGGTTCTCGAACGGCGAGAAGGAAGCGGGAAGGCGGCGGCCAATCAGCGCCCAGAGCCCGGCCGGAGCGGGGAGGGGCCGG GGAGCACCCCCCCCTGCCGTCCGGTAGCAGCGGCGCTCGCCCGGCACCGAGCCTTTCCGCCGCCGCGCTGAGGAAAGGCAACATGAATTTGCCCTTTGTCCGAGGCGCCGCCAGCGCCGCCTGCAGTTCCCCGCCTGGGCACGCCGCCGGCAGCGGCCGGGGCACCCCCGCCCCCGGCTCGGCCTGGGGCCCCGGTTACCTCCAGTTACC
- the DEK gene encoding protein DEK: protein MSSVASSKEDTMSSEKADEKQSETENKDKAEESDEEEEEEEEEEEEEEKEKSLIVEGKREKKKVDRLTMQVSSLQKEPFTITPGKGQKLCEIERIQFFLSKKKTDELRNLHKLLYNRPGTVASLKKNVGQFSGFPFEKGSDQYKKKEEMLKKFRNAMLKSICEVLDLERSGVNSELVTRILNFLMHPKSSGKPLPKSKKTPSKGGKKERSSTGTTRKAKRTKCPEILSDESSSEEDDKKEKDDSSEEKESEDEPPRKTSKRERSRKNTSKTKKAVKSANVKKADSSTTKKSQNSSKKESESDDSSDDEPLIKKLKKPPTDEEIKETVKNLLANANLEEVTMKQICKEVYENYPSYDLSDRKDFIKKTVKELIS from the exons ATGTCTTCTGTTGCTTCATCAAAAGAAGATACAATGTcatctgaaaaagcagatgaaaaacagtctgaaactgaaaacaaagacaaagcTGAGGAAAGtgatgaagaagaggaagaagaggaggaggaggaggaggaagaagaaaagg AAAAGAGTCTAATTGttgaagggaaaagggagaaaaagaaggttGACCGACTGACCATGCAAGTGTCCTCGTTGCAAAAGGAACCTTTTACAATTACACCAG gaaaaggacaaaaactCTGTGAAATTGAGAGGATACAATTCTTTCTGAGTAAGAAGAAGACAGACGAACTTAGGAACCTGCACAAACTCCTCTACAACAGGCCAGGCACT GTTGCTTCTCTAAAGAAGAATGTGGGTCAGTTCAGCGGGTTCCCATTTGAAAAAGGAAGTGACcaatacaaaaagaaagaagaaatgttaaaaaa atTTAGAAATGCAATGTTGAAAAGTATCTGCGAAGTTCTTGACTTGGAAAGATCAGGTGTTAATAGTGAGCTTGTAACCAGAATCTTAAACTTCTTAATGCATCCAAAATCTTCAGGCAAG CCATTGCCAAAGTCCAAAAAAACACCAAGCAAAGGTGGCAAAAAAGAGCGCAGTAGCACTGGAacaacaagaaaagcaaaacgCACCAAGTGTCCAGAGATCTTGTCAGATGAATCCAGTAGTGAAGAAGatgacaagaaagaaaaagatgactcttcagaagaaaaagaaagtgaagatGAG cCTCCTAGAAAGACATCTAAAAGAGAAAGATCTAGAAAGAATACTTCCAAAACCAAGAAAGCCGTGAAGAGTGCAAATGTCAAGAAGGCAGATAGCAGCACTACTAAAAAAAGTCAGAACAGTTCTAAAAAAG AAAGTGAGTCTGATGATAGTTCAGATGATGAacctttaattaaaaagctgaagaagCCACCCacagatgaagaaattaaagaaactgTCAAGAACTTGTTGGCCAATGCAAACTTGGAGGAGGTCACAATGAAACAAATTTGCAAGGAG gtgtaTGAAAACTATCCTAGTTATGATTTATCTGACAGGAaagacttcattaaaaaaacagtcAAAGAG TTGATTTCATGA